In a single window of the Streptomyces sp. NBC_00353 genome:
- a CDS encoding polyamine ABC transporter substrate-binding protein, which yields MSRRSLLRAFGAGAAGATLAGCGVPAAYVQPGDRAGRDVSATDHTLRFANWPLYIDTDDEDESKRPTLDTFTERTGISVGYTEEINDNDEFFGKISPALMNHQQTGRDLIVISDWMAARFVRLGWVQEMDRTEQPNVAKYLDPQLRSPAFDQGRMHSVPWQSGITGIAYNRKKLGREIKHTSDLWADDLRGKVTLLSGLDESFALLMQGNGVDITRWTRDDFYTTCDQVEKLVKKKHIRRFTGNDYIKDLSTGDVLACQAYSGDVIQLQADNPEIEFVVPEEGAELWAESLMIPNLARHKRNAEKLIDYYYEPEVAAELATWVNYVCPVPAAREVLASAKDEETAALAEDPLIFPDDAMRARLAIARDITSEERTEFAKKWNSIVGL from the coding sequence ATGTCCCGCCGGTCCCTGCTGCGCGCCTTCGGGGCGGGAGCGGCCGGTGCCACGCTGGCCGGCTGTGGCGTGCCCGCCGCGTATGTGCAGCCCGGTGACCGCGCCGGACGCGACGTCTCCGCCACCGACCACACGCTGCGGTTCGCCAACTGGCCGCTGTACATCGACACCGACGACGAGGACGAGTCCAAGCGGCCCACCCTCGATACGTTCACCGAGCGCACCGGGATCTCCGTCGGGTACACCGAGGAGATCAACGACAACGACGAGTTCTTCGGGAAGATCAGCCCGGCGCTGATGAACCACCAGCAGACCGGCCGGGACCTGATCGTCATCAGCGACTGGATGGCCGCCCGGTTCGTACGGCTCGGCTGGGTGCAGGAGATGGACCGGACCGAGCAGCCCAACGTCGCCAAGTACCTGGACCCGCAGCTGCGTTCGCCCGCTTTCGACCAGGGGCGGATGCACAGCGTCCCCTGGCAGTCCGGGATCACCGGCATCGCGTACAACCGCAAGAAGCTCGGCCGCGAGATCAAGCACACGAGCGATCTCTGGGCGGACGACCTGCGCGGCAAGGTGACGCTGCTGTCCGGGCTCGACGAGTCGTTCGCCCTGCTGATGCAGGGCAACGGCGTCGACATCACCCGCTGGACGCGGGACGACTTCTACACGACGTGCGACCAGGTGGAGAAGCTGGTGAAGAAGAAGCACATCCGCCGCTTCACCGGCAACGACTACATCAAGGATCTGTCCACCGGCGATGTGCTCGCCTGCCAGGCCTACTCGGGCGATGTCATCCAACTCCAGGCGGACAACCCGGAGATCGAGTTCGTGGTGCCCGAGGAGGGGGCCGAGCTCTGGGCGGAATCGCTCATGATCCCCAACCTCGCCCGTCACAAGCGCAATGCCGAGAAACTGATCGACTACTACTACGAGCCCGAGGTCGCCGCGGAACTCGCCACCTGGGTCAACTACGTCTGTCCCGTCCCGGCCGCCCGCGAGGTGCTGGCCTCGGCCAAGGACGAGGAGACCGCCGCCCTCGCCGAGGATCCACTGATCTTCCCCGACGACGCGATGCGCGCACGGCTGGCGATCGCCCGCGACATCACGTCCGAGGAACGCACCGAGTTCGCGAAGAAATGGAACTCCATCGTCGGTCTCTGA
- a CDS encoding gamma-aminobutyraldehyde dehydrogenase has translation MTTEVRRLRNYINGEFRDAADGRTIDVVNPATEEVYATSPLSGQADVDAAMAAAAAAFPAWRDATPAERQKALLKIADAFEERAEDLIAAESENTGKPLELTRTEEIPPMVDQIRFFAGAARMLEGRSAGEYMEGLTSIIRREPVGVCAQVAPWNYPMMMAVWKFAPALAAGNTVVIKPSDTTPASTVLIAEIIGQILPKGVFNVICGDRDTGRAMVEHPTPAMASITGSVRAGMQVAESAAKDVKRVHLELGGKAPAVVFEDSDIAKAVEGISVAGFFNAGQDCTAATRVLVHESIHDEFVTALAKAAADTKTGQPDDEDVLYGPLNNANQLKQVSGFIERLPAHAKVEAGGHRVGDKGYFYAPTVVSGLRQDDEIIQNEVFGPVITVQSFTDETQAVEYANGVEYALASSVWTKDHSRAMRMSKNLDFGCVWINTHIPLVAEMPHGGFKKSGYGKDLSAYGFEDYTRIKHVMTSLDD, from the coding sequence GTGACCACCGAGGTGCGCCGTCTGCGCAACTACATCAACGGAGAGTTCCGGGACGCCGCGGACGGGCGGACCATCGACGTGGTCAACCCGGCGACGGAAGAGGTCTACGCGACCTCGCCGCTCTCCGGCCAGGCCGATGTCGATGCCGCCATGGCCGCCGCGGCCGCCGCCTTCCCCGCCTGGCGCGACGCCACGCCCGCCGAGCGCCAGAAGGCCCTGCTGAAGATCGCGGACGCCTTCGAGGAGCGCGCGGAGGACCTGATCGCCGCCGAGTCCGAGAACACCGGCAAGCCGCTCGAACTCACCCGCACCGAAGAGATCCCGCCGATGGTGGACCAGATCCGCTTCTTCGCGGGTGCGGCGCGGATGCTCGAAGGCCGCTCGGCCGGCGAGTACATGGAGGGCCTGACCTCCATCATCCGCCGCGAGCCGGTCGGCGTCTGCGCACAGGTCGCGCCGTGGAACTACCCGATGATGATGGCCGTCTGGAAGTTCGCCCCGGCGCTCGCCGCGGGCAACACCGTCGTCATCAAGCCGTCCGACACCACCCCGGCGTCGACCGTGCTGATCGCCGAGATCATCGGCCAGATCCTGCCCAAGGGCGTCTTCAACGTCATCTGCGGGGACCGGGACACCGGCCGCGCGATGGTCGAGCACCCGACGCCGGCGATGGCCTCCATCACCGGTTCGGTACGGGCCGGCATGCAGGTCGCCGAGTCCGCCGCCAAGGACGTCAAGCGGGTCCACCTGGAGCTCGGCGGCAAGGCGCCCGCCGTCGTCTTCGAGGACTCCGACATCGCCAAGGCCGTCGAGGGCATCTCCGTCGCGGGCTTCTTCAACGCCGGCCAGGACTGTACGGCCGCGACCCGCGTCCTCGTCCACGAGTCGATCCACGACGAGTTCGTCACCGCGCTCGCCAAGGCCGCGGCCGACACGAAGACGGGGCAGCCGGACGACGAGGACGTGCTGTACGGCCCTCTCAACAACGCCAACCAGCTGAAGCAGGTCAGCGGCTTCATCGAGCGGCTCCCCGCCCACGCGAAGGTCGAGGCGGGCGGCCACCGGGTCGGCGACAAGGGCTACTTCTACGCCCCGACCGTCGTCTCCGGCCTGCGCCAGGACGACGAAATCATCCAGAACGAGGTCTTCGGTCCGGTCATCACCGTCCAGTCGTTCACCGACGAGACGCAGGCCGTTGAGTACGCGAACGGCGTCGAGTACGCCCTCGCCTCCTCGGTGTGGACCAAGGACCACTCCCGGGCGATGCGGATGTCCAAGAACCTCGACTTCGGCTGCGTGTGGATCAACACCCACATCCCGCTCGTCGCCGAGATGCCGCACGGCGGATTCAAGAAGTCCGGCTACGGCAAGGACCTCTCCGCGTACGGCTTCGAGGACTACACGCGCATCAAGCACGTCATGACGTCTCTCGACGACTGA
- a CDS encoding Lrp/AsnC family transcriptional regulator, producing MHSVSVASRSADSRTGNGSSPAVDAVSLAIIEQLQEDGRRPYAAIGKAVGLSEAAVRQRVQKLLDQGVMQIVAVTDPLTVGFRRQAMVGINVEGDLDPVAEALSAMAECEYVVMTAGSFDLMVEIVCEDDDHLLETINKRIRAIPGVRSTESFVYLKLKKQTYMWGTR from the coding sequence GTGCACAGTGTGTCCGTGGCCAGTCGCAGCGCAGACTCCAGGACCGGGAACGGATCGTCACCAGCGGTCGATGCCGTGTCCCTCGCAATCATCGAGCAGCTCCAGGAGGACGGGCGTCGTCCGTACGCCGCGATCGGCAAGGCCGTGGGCCTCTCCGAGGCGGCGGTACGGCAGCGCGTTCAGAAGCTGCTCGACCAGGGCGTGATGCAGATCGTCGCCGTCACGGATCCGCTCACCGTGGGGTTCCGGCGGCAGGCGATGGTCGGCATCAATGTCGAAGGCGATCTCGATCCCGTCGCGGAGGCGCTGTCGGCCATGGCCGAGTGCGAGTACGTGGTGATGACCGCGGGCTCCTTCGACCTGATGGTGGAGATCGTCTGCGAGGACGACGACCACCTGCTGGAAACGATCAACAAACGCATCCGGGCCATCCCCGGCGTGCGCTCCACCGAGAGTTTCGTCTACCTGAAGCTCAAGAAGCAGACCTATATGTGGGGAACCCGATAG
- a CDS encoding aspartate aminotransferase family protein, whose translation MGNPIAVSKDLSRTAYDHLWMHFTRMSDYENAPVPTIVRGEGTYIYDDQGKRYLDGLSGLFVVNAGHGRHELAEAAYKQGQELGFFPVWSYAHPKAVELAERLADYAPGDLNKVFFTTGGGEAVETAWKLAKQYFKLKGKPTKYKVISRAVAYHGTPQGALSITGLPALKAPFEPLVPGAHKVPNTNIYRAPIHGDDPEAFGRWAADQIEQEILFEGAETVAAVFLEPVQNAGGCFPPPPGYFQRVREICDKYDVLLVSDEVICAFGRLGTMFACDKFGYVPDMITCAKGMTSGYSPIGACIVSDRIAEPFYEGGNTFLHGYTFGGHPVSAAVGLANLDIFEREGLNQHVLDNENAFFTTLQKLHDLPIVGDVRGNGFFYGIELVKDKVTKETFTDEETERVLYGFLSKALYENGLYCRADDRGDPVVQLAPPLISDQSTFDEIESILRSVLTEAWTKL comes from the coding sequence GTGGGGAACCCGATAGCCGTGAGCAAGGACCTCAGCCGAACCGCGTACGACCACCTGTGGATGCACTTCACCCGCATGTCGGACTACGAGAACGCGCCCGTTCCCACCATCGTGCGTGGCGAGGGCACCTACATCTACGACGATCAGGGCAAGCGCTACCTCGACGGCCTGTCCGGCCTGTTCGTGGTCAACGCCGGTCACGGCCGTCACGAGCTCGCCGAGGCGGCGTACAAGCAGGGCCAGGAGCTGGGCTTCTTCCCGGTGTGGTCCTACGCTCACCCGAAGGCGGTCGAGCTGGCCGAGCGCCTCGCCGACTACGCGCCGGGTGACCTCAACAAGGTCTTCTTCACCACCGGTGGCGGCGAGGCCGTCGAGACGGCCTGGAAGCTCGCCAAGCAGTACTTCAAGCTCAAGGGCAAGCCGACCAAGTACAAGGTCATCTCGCGCGCCGTCGCCTACCACGGCACCCCGCAGGGCGCCCTGTCGATCACCGGTCTGCCGGCCCTGAAGGCCCCGTTCGAGCCGCTGGTCCCCGGCGCGCACAAGGTGCCGAACACCAACATCTACCGCGCCCCGATCCACGGCGACGACCCGGAGGCCTTCGGCCGCTGGGCCGCCGACCAGATCGAGCAGGAGATCCTGTTCGAGGGCGCGGAAACGGTTGCCGCGGTCTTCCTGGAGCCCGTGCAGAACGCCGGTGGCTGCTTCCCGCCGCCGCCCGGGTACTTCCAGCGCGTACGCGAGATCTGCGACAAGTACGACGTGCTGCTCGTCTCCGACGAGGTCATCTGCGCCTTCGGCCGCCTCGGCACGATGTTCGCCTGCGACAAGTTCGGCTACGTGCCGGACATGATCACCTGCGCCAAGGGCATGACGTCGGGCTACTCCCCGATCGGCGCCTGCATCGTCTCGGACCGCATCGCCGAGCCGTTCTACGAGGGCGGCAACACCTTCCTGCACGGCTACACCTTCGGTGGCCACCCGGTCTCCGCGGCGGTCGGCCTCGCCAACCTCGACATCTTCGAGCGCGAGGGTCTCAACCAGCACGTCCTGGACAACGAGAACGCGTTCTTCACGACGCTGCAGAAGCTGCACGACCTGCCGATAGTCGGAGACGTCCGCGGCAACGGCTTCTTCTACGGCATCGAGCTGGTGAAGGACAAGGTCACCAAGGAGACCTTCACCGACGAGGAGACCGAGCGCGTCCTGTACGGCTTCCTCTCCAAGGCGCTGTACGAGAACGGTCTGTACTGCCGGGCCGACGACCGCGGCGACCCGGTCGTCCAGCTCGCCCCGCCGCTGATCTCCGACCAGTCGACGTTCGACGAGATCGAGTCCATCCTGCGGTCGGTGCTGACGGAGGCCTGGACGAAGCTCTGA
- a CDS encoding ABC transporter ATP-binding protein, with protein MVAPPDNDVIWARSLHHSHNGSPALGGVSLGVRDGEVLAVTGPRGSGKTTLLHCLSGQLVPQQGEVWFNSVPVHTMGPRLRERLRRDRFGWIAPEPQLVPELNTWENAALPLLLRGASHRAAKKAAMEWLERLDIGVCAKKRPHTLLQGQRQRIAVARALAGTPTVIFADEPTATLHRADRSHVLRTLMSAARSHGITVVLATHDAEVASLADRTVPLLDGRRVTTVALPSVSDTEGHAACSLSV; from the coding sequence ATGGTGGCTCCGCCGGACAACGATGTGATCTGGGCGCGTTCCCTGCACCACTCCCACAACGGCTCACCCGCGCTCGGCGGGGTCTCCCTGGGCGTCCGCGACGGTGAGGTCCTCGCCGTGACCGGCCCGCGCGGCAGCGGCAAGACGACTCTGCTGCACTGCCTCTCCGGTCAACTGGTGCCCCAGCAGGGCGAGGTGTGGTTCAACAGTGTTCCGGTCCACACCATGGGGCCGCGGCTGCGCGAGCGGCTGCGCCGGGACCGGTTCGGCTGGATCGCGCCCGAACCTCAGCTCGTACCGGAGCTGAACACCTGGGAGAACGCGGCGCTTCCGCTGCTGCTGCGCGGCGCCTCGCACCGGGCCGCGAAGAAGGCCGCCATGGAGTGGCTGGAGCGCCTCGACATCGGCGTGTGCGCCAAGAAGCGGCCGCACACGCTGCTCCAGGGGCAGCGTCAGCGGATCGCCGTGGCCCGCGCGCTGGCCGGCACGCCCACGGTGATCTTCGCCGACGAGCCGACCGCGACACTGCACCGCGCCGACCGCTCCCATGTGCTGCGAACACTCATGAGCGCGGCCCGCTCGCACGGCATCACGGTCGTGCTCGCCACCCATGACGCGGAGGTCGCCTCGCTCGCCGACCGCACGGTCCCGCTGCTGGACGGCCGCCGTGTCACCACCGTCGCCCTGCCCTCCGTGTCCGATACGGAAGGCCACGCGGCGTGCTCGCTCTCCGTCTAG
- a CDS encoding ArnT family glycosyltransferase, which translates to MTDVTPGADRDQVVRTPVSPVPPPLALRRIAAVSAGTGALLLVLSARYGYHRDELYYRAAGDHLAWGYDDQPPLVVLLARAETALFGDSPTALRTASAVAVALTVLLVGLIARELGGGARAQTLAALAWAVAPLTVISGHLLSTTTLDLLVWTLISWLVVRLVRTRAHRLWLMIGLVTGVGLLNKYLVAFFVVALLAGMFAAGPRTVLRTPWLPAGAALALLISLPDLLWQAAHGWPQFDLARAIARDGDQGGRAGFLPFQLLLTGPLMAPLWAVGLWQLGRVERLRPYRLFVWAYGALALVFLVTGGKAYYQGGAYPVLLAAGALTVEEWLARAGRRAWRGVRTGIVAVSGAVTVLIGLPVVPLAAFADSPQPAVNGDSAETVGWPQLAATVGRVYRTLPPAERGATTIVTRNYGEAGALARYGDRYGLPTAYSGHNAYHGWGPPPSHRSAVTLFVGARSAGELRRYWSEVEPAARIDNGYGVDNEEQGAEVWICRGLREPWPEIWPAFRHLG; encoded by the coding sequence GTGACGGACGTGACTCCTGGGGCGGACCGGGACCAAGTGGTGCGCACCCCCGTATCACCGGTCCCGCCTCCCCTCGCACTGCGTCGCATCGCCGCCGTCTCCGCAGGGACCGGGGCACTCCTTCTCGTCCTCAGCGCCCGCTACGGCTACCACCGCGACGAGCTGTACTACCGGGCCGCAGGCGACCACCTGGCCTGGGGATACGACGACCAGCCGCCGCTCGTCGTCCTGCTGGCCCGCGCCGAGACCGCGCTCTTCGGGGATTCACCGACCGCGCTGCGCACCGCCTCGGCCGTCGCGGTCGCCCTGACCGTGCTGCTCGTCGGACTGATCGCCCGGGAACTCGGCGGTGGCGCCCGCGCGCAGACGCTCGCCGCCCTTGCCTGGGCGGTCGCCCCGCTCACCGTCATATCCGGGCACCTGCTCTCCACGACCACCCTCGACCTGCTGGTCTGGACGCTCATCAGCTGGCTCGTGGTCCGTCTGGTGCGTACCCGTGCGCACCGGCTGTGGCTGATGATCGGGCTGGTCACCGGGGTCGGTCTGCTCAACAAGTACCTGGTGGCGTTCTTCGTCGTCGCCCTGCTCGCCGGGATGTTCGCGGCAGGTCCGCGCACGGTCCTGCGTACCCCCTGGCTGCCGGCGGGCGCGGCGCTCGCGCTCCTGATCTCCCTGCCCGATCTGCTGTGGCAGGCGGCGCACGGCTGGCCGCAGTTCGATCTGGCGCGAGCGATCGCGCGGGACGGTGACCAGGGGGGCAGGGCGGGCTTCCTGCCGTTCCAACTCCTGCTGACCGGACCGCTGATGGCGCCCCTGTGGGCGGTGGGACTGTGGCAGCTGGGCCGGGTGGAACGGCTGCGTCCGTACCGGCTGTTCGTCTGGGCGTACGGGGCGCTGGCCCTCGTGTTCCTGGTCACCGGCGGCAAGGCCTACTACCAGGGCGGCGCCTATCCGGTACTGCTGGCCGCGGGCGCGCTCACCGTCGAGGAGTGGCTCGCACGCGCGGGCCGCAGAGCCTGGCGCGGAGTGCGTACCGGGATCGTGGCGGTCAGTGGTGCGGTCACCGTACTCATCGGGCTGCCTGTCGTGCCGCTCGCCGCGTTCGCCGACAGTCCGCAGCCGGCCGTCAACGGCGACAGCGCCGAGACGGTCGGCTGGCCGCAACTCGCCGCGACCGTTGGCCGGGTGTACCGGACGCTGCCGCCCGCGGAGCGCGGGGCGACGACGATCGTGACCCGCAACTACGGTGAGGCGGGGGCACTCGCGCGGTACGGCGACAGGTACGGGCTGCCGACCGCGTACAGCGGGCACAACGCCTACCACGGGTGGGGGCCGCCGCCCTCGCACCGCAGCGCCGTGACGCTCTTCGTCGGGGCCCGGAGCGCGGGCGAACTGCGGCGGTACTGGAGTGAGGTGGAACCCGCCGCCCGGATCGACAACGGGTACGGGGTCGACAACGAGGAACAGGGCGCGGAGGTCTGGATCTGCCGGGGCCTGCGCGAGCCCTGGCCGGAGATCTGGCCTGCCTTCCGGCACCTCGGCTGA
- a CDS encoding LOG family protein, with protein sequence MDNPDDSIPAPGIEIESVAEFDAAVAAGTLAGHRIQSLDLTDRSAALLAADTSGAVFLGCRMTPEAAAKVRAEGAFVFPPVPGLPFDPYRGLLYSPDALYAGLADGGYEATPDARAYRWFRQTRANGDTFASMLRALHDDAVSDALDELLTGARVVGVMGGHATPRGSAAYAAAARLGRTLARSGLMVATGGGPGAMEAANLGAYAAPHPDPMLDKACELLAAVPSFTPSITEWALAAFTVRQRWPDGGGSVSVPTWFYGHEPPNPFADHIAKYFANALREDGLLARSTAGVIFLPGAAGTVQEIFDSTTPNYYGSRGTPTPMVLVGSAHWTDELPTWPLLRALAAGRPMESRIALVDTVDEAPEALARLTG encoded by the coding sequence GTGGACAACCCGGACGACAGCATTCCTGCACCCGGCATCGAGATCGAGTCGGTCGCCGAGTTCGACGCCGCGGTCGCCGCAGGGACACTGGCCGGACATCGCATCCAGTCCCTCGACCTGACGGACCGCAGCGCCGCGCTGCTCGCCGCCGACACGTCCGGCGCCGTCTTCCTCGGCTGCCGAATGACGCCCGAAGCGGCCGCGAAGGTGCGAGCCGAGGGGGCGTTCGTCTTCCCGCCCGTGCCGGGACTGCCCTTCGACCCGTACCGCGGCCTGCTCTACTCCCCCGACGCGCTCTACGCAGGGCTCGCGGACGGAGGCTACGAGGCGACGCCCGACGCCCGCGCGTACCGATGGTTCCGGCAGACCCGGGCGAACGGCGACACCTTCGCCTCGATGCTGCGCGCGCTCCACGACGACGCGGTCTCCGACGCGCTGGACGAACTTCTCACCGGAGCCCGGGTGGTCGGGGTGATGGGCGGCCACGCAACGCCCCGCGGCAGCGCCGCGTACGCGGCCGCGGCCCGGCTGGGCAGAACGCTGGCCCGCAGCGGACTGATGGTGGCCACCGGCGGTGGCCCCGGCGCGATGGAGGCGGCGAACCTCGGCGCCTATGCGGCTCCGCACCCGGATCCGATGCTGGACAAGGCCTGCGAACTCCTGGCGGCCGTGCCCTCGTTCACCCCGTCGATCACCGAATGGGCGCTGGCCGCCTTCACCGTACGGCAGCGATGGCCGGACGGCGGCGGCTCGGTCTCGGTCCCCACCTGGTTCTACGGTCACGAGCCGCCGAACCCGTTCGCGGACCACATCGCCAAGTACTTCGCCAACGCGCTGCGCGAGGACGGGCTGCTCGCCCGCTCCACCGCGGGCGTGATCTTCCTGCCGGGCGCCGCCGGAACCGTGCAGGAGATCTTCGACAGCACGACGCCGAACTACTACGGCTCACGCGGCACACCGACGCCGATGGTGCTGGTCGGCAGCGCCCACTGGACGGACGAACTGCCCACCTGGCCGCTGCTCCGAGCGCTCGCCGCGGGCCGGCCGATGGAGTCCCGTATCGCACTGGTCGACACGGTGGACGAGGCCCCCGAGGCACTCGCCCGGCTGACCGGCTGA
- a CDS encoding SRPBCC family protein has protein sequence MTGTAREGIDITRVFDAPREQVFAAWTTPEHFASWYGGDADVPLDRVSMDVRPGGTWSLVIVVPGTEMPFHGVYREVVAPERLVFTLKDAAAPADIEGEIVTVTFAERGRRTTEMVFQQRGGNLTPEQYAAAEDGWEAFFDALVNRLAAI, from the coding sequence ATGACTGGAACGGCACGCGAGGGCATCGACATCACGCGCGTCTTCGACGCCCCACGGGAACAGGTCTTCGCGGCCTGGACGACCCCCGAGCACTTCGCCTCCTGGTACGGCGGCGATGCCGATGTGCCGCTCGACCGGGTGTCGATGGACGTCAGGCCGGGGGGCACGTGGAGCCTGGTCATCGTGGTGCCGGGCACCGAGATGCCGTTCCACGGGGTCTACCGCGAGGTGGTCGCGCCGGAGCGGCTGGTCTTCACGCTGAAGGACGCTGCCGCGCCTGCCGACATCGAAGGCGAGATCGTCACGGTCACCTTCGCCGAGCGCGGCCGCAGGACCACCGAGATGGTCTTCCAGCAGCGTGGCGGCAACCTCACGCCCGAGCAGTACGCGGCGGCCGAGGACGGCTGGGAGGCCTTCTTCGACGCGCTGGTCAACCGGCTCGCGGCGATCTGA
- a CDS encoding ABC transporter ATP-binding protein: MLTLEAATVLFGRRAALDAVDLEVADHEIVCVLGPSGSGKSTLLRVVAGLHPPDGGRVLLDGVDQTDVPVHRRGLGLMFQDHQLFPHRDVGANVAFGLRMHGVTRGDQDRRVAELLELVGLPGSERRAVASLSGGEQQRVALARALAPRPKLLMLDEPLGQLDRSLRERLVVELRTLFARLGTTVLAVTHDQGEAFALADRVVVMRDGHIAQMGTPLEVWQRPASSFVARFLGFDNVVDATVTGAAAATRWGRVPVPDGAPQGPCALLVRPAGVRIGDPADGLSCTVGARTFRGNHVAVTLHPDSGPLLEAECPLRDTPQEGAKVGVTFDASETVVLPASG; this comes from the coding sequence ATGCTGACACTGGAAGCCGCCACCGTCCTCTTCGGGAGGCGGGCGGCGCTCGACGCGGTGGATCTGGAGGTCGCGGACCACGAGATCGTCTGTGTGCTGGGGCCGAGCGGCAGCGGCAAGTCGACACTGCTGCGGGTGGTCGCCGGACTGCACCCGCCGGACGGCGGCCGGGTGCTCCTCGACGGCGTCGACCAGACCGACGTACCGGTGCACCGGCGCGGTCTGGGGCTGATGTTCCAGGATCATCAGCTCTTCCCGCACCGGGACGTCGGCGCCAACGTCGCCTTCGGGCTGCGGATGCACGGAGTGACCCGTGGCGACCAGGACCGCAGGGTCGCCGAACTCCTCGAACTGGTGGGCCTGCCCGGCAGCGAACGTCGGGCTGTCGCCTCGCTGTCCGGCGGCGAGCAGCAGCGCGTCGCTCTCGCGCGGGCGCTCGCCCCGCGACCGAAACTGCTGATGCTCGACGAACCGCTCGGCCAGCTCGACCGCAGCCTGCGCGAACGCCTCGTCGTCGAACTGCGCACACTGTTCGCCCGGTTGGGTACGACGGTGCTCGCCGTCACCCATGACCAGGGCGAGGCGTTCGCCCTCGCGGACCGGGTCGTCGTGATGCGCGACGGACACATCGCCCAGATGGGCACTCCGCTGGAGGTCTGGCAACGCCCCGCCTCCTCATTCGTCGCCCGGTTCCTGGGTTTCGACAATGTGGTGGATGCGACGGTGACCGGCGCGGCCGCGGCGACGAGGTGGGGCAGGGTACCGGTGCCGGACGGGGCGCCGCAGGGCCCGTGCGCCCTGCTGGTGCGTCCGGCGGGCGTACGGATCGGCGACCCGGCGGACGGCCTGTCGTGTACGGTCGGCGCCCGCACCTTCCGGGGCAACCATGTCGCCGTGACACTGCACCCCGACAGCGGTCCGCTCCTGGAGGCGGAGTGCCCGCTGCGGGACACGCCCCAGGAGGGTGCGAAGGTCGGCGTGACGTTCGACGCGTCGGAGACGGTGGTGCTGCCCGCGTCGGGCTGA